The sequence GTCTGGCCGCCATCCGCCGGGTGGGTGACGCCGCGCCCGGGGACAAGACGCTGGTCGACGCCTTGGCCCCGGCCGCCGCCGCACTGCGGACGGCGCAGGACGCACCGCCCGCCACTGCCCTGGCGGCGGCTGCCGACGGGGCGTGGCTGGGCGTGCGGGAGACGGCGTCACAGGCGGCGCGCATGGGGCGGGCGAGCTACCTGGGCGAGCGCGCGACCGGGGTTCCGGATCCCGGGGCGGTGGGCGTGGCCCTGTTCTTCGCCTCCGCCGCCGGGACGGTGCGGTCTCTGGCACCCCACCTCACCGACGGCTGACCGGGCGCCCTGTCCGACGGTTCCGGGCCGGACCGTGCCTATTCGCCGAGCCGGCTGCGGGCCCATGTGAGCAGTTCGGAGTCGGCGAGGCTCGCGACCCAGAGGTCCGCCAGCTCTGCGTCCGGGCCCGGCGGGCGCGTTCCGATGCCGATCACGCGCAGGCCCGCCCGGCGGGCCGACTCCATGCCGGTCAGCGAGTCCTCCACGGCCAGCGCCTCGTGCGGCGGCACGCCGCAGAGGCGGGCGGCCGCTCTGTAGACGTCCGGCTCCGGTTTCGGCCGTACGTCGTCGCCCGGGACCACCACGTGCTGGAAGCAGCTGAGGAGTCCCGCGCGGGCGAGGCACGACTCCACCATGGAGCGGGGGCAGTTGCTCGCCACCGCGAGCGGGCGGTGGCGAGCGGCCAGCCGGACCAGGGCGGCGGCTCCCGGCATGGTCACCGGGTCCTGGTCGACCAGTGCGGTGAAGGTGTTCAGCAGCGTGCCGGCGAGGTCGTCGACCAGGTCCGGTTTGCCGGTCTCCTGCGCCATGAGCGCGCCGCACTCGGTGTAGTGCACGCCCTTCGCGCGGTCGGCGAAACCGGGGGGCGGGTTGAGCCCGAAGATCCGGAAGGTGATGTTCCGGGCCTCCTGCCAGTGTCGTTCTGTGTCCATCAGGGTTCCGTCGCAGTCGAAGACGATGGCGGACGGAGACCAGGAAAGGATTTGATCAGCTGTCATGTAAGTGCCGTTCTCGGAGGCTGCGCCGACCGGTTCGGGATGGGGGCGCAGACGGGTGCCCAGTGGGCACGCGTGAGGGGTGGGAATCGGATGCAGGCGCTGCCCTGCGGCTACTGCGATCAGCTCGATCCGCTGATCACGCCGTGCCGGACATAGGCCTGTGGAAACGGCCGGTCCGAAACATCATGGTCGTTACGTTAATTTGGCGACTTCAATTTCCGCAATCACCAATTCGAGTGCATTGAAAAGTCCCGGCCTCGGCCGGCCGCACTCCGCAGGGACCCGCGAAGGGAAGCGCGCCGACAACCGCCATACGGGCAACACGCCTGATGAAGTGGGCTTTCAGGCTCATCTCCGCTTCGATCGGTGGTGGATTCCACACACCTACCGAAACGTTTCTTCCGACATAACGTCAGATTGCGCGGAGCCGCCCGGACGCGCACCACGCAAGGAATAATAGGATCTTCGCGCGATGCGACTACACCCTCAACGGAGGAGTGGAATGAACCTTCACGTCGCAGCGCTAGCACGTTTGAGCGAAGGTGGAACAGGTGCAGGACAGGGCGCGCGCAACTCGCAAACTTTTGCTGGAATCAGCGGCACATCTATTTGTCGAACGCGGATATACGGGAACGAGTGTCAATGACATAAGTGATCACTCGGGAAAGACGAGTGGAGCGATTTATTTCCACTACTCCAGCAAGGAAAAACTCGC comes from Streptomyces sp. Mut1 and encodes:
- a CDS encoding HAD family hydrolase — protein: MTADQILSWSPSAIVFDCDGTLMDTERHWQEARNITFRIFGLNPPPGFADRAKGVHYTECGALMAQETGKPDLVDDLAGTLLNTFTALVDQDPVTMPGAAALVRLAARHRPLAVASNCPRSMVESCLARAGLLSCFQHVVVPGDDVRPKPEPDVYRAAARLCGVPPHEALAVEDSLTGMESARRAGLRVIGIGTRPPGPDAELADLWVASLADSELLTWARSRLGE